From Myxococcus stipitatus, one genomic window encodes:
- a CDS encoding serine/threonine protein kinase translates to MLIGLSPAHLQPGQTVDGWRIVKPLGSGSFGAVYLVEKEGHRFALKMAMHRASSGDAEQTDARLLREMVCLSQVRGHANVVKVHAHGRWPHPSEGWLYVAVDYIEGYTLGEWVEKTHPTAHEVARVFGKLATALAHLHERGVFHRDLKLNNVLVRASDGEPFILDFSAGDYVLAPELTDTPLPPGTRRYRSPEAARFLHEHGDERDARYEFKATDDVYALGVCLYDVLTNPQPVSEPPRVLMGAPWPPPAPHAVNARVPDSLSAAAMHFIDRQPENRAPTAEVMRRELEALLSEEGEAWTVPLHVPRPQLPLASEAPHNDLPQEEAPTPTSMLSPRATRSGRCGRPGARCGLGGGLRRPASCLEGGEAQRARYGYYSGGRWPCRLPASYRAPHPHGVVPWGSVAPSCTCRERKPSRVARSRSDAPSRRVHLQEAEGPGLPPELASVSVGRVPQDVREYDRRCRALHGLPRCSSAPRAR, encoded by the coding sequence ATGTTGATAGGACTGAGCCCGGCACACCTGCAACCCGGGCAGACCGTGGACGGCTGGCGCATCGTCAAGCCCTTGGGCTCAGGCAGCTTCGGTGCCGTCTACCTCGTGGAGAAAGAGGGCCACCGCTTCGCTCTCAAGATGGCCATGCACCGGGCCAGTAGCGGAGACGCGGAGCAGACCGACGCGCGGCTGTTGCGGGAGATGGTCTGTCTGTCCCAGGTGCGAGGACACGCCAACGTCGTGAAGGTCCACGCCCACGGCCGATGGCCGCACCCGTCCGAGGGCTGGCTCTACGTCGCGGTGGACTACATCGAGGGCTATACGCTGGGGGAGTGGGTGGAGAAGACGCACCCCACCGCGCATGAAGTGGCCCGGGTATTCGGCAAGCTCGCGACGGCCCTGGCCCACCTCCACGAGCGCGGCGTCTTCCACCGCGACTTGAAGCTGAACAACGTCCTGGTCCGCGCCTCGGATGGCGAGCCCTTCATCCTGGATTTCAGCGCGGGGGACTACGTGCTCGCCCCGGAGCTGACGGACACGCCCTTGCCACCCGGCACCCGGCGCTATCGCTCTCCCGAGGCGGCGCGCTTCCTTCACGAGCACGGGGACGAGCGCGATGCACGCTATGAGTTCAAGGCGACCGATGACGTCTACGCGCTCGGCGTCTGCCTCTACGACGTGCTGACGAATCCCCAGCCGGTGAGCGAGCCCCCCCGTGTCCTGATGGGCGCCCCGTGGCCCCCTCCCGCGCCGCATGCGGTGAACGCGCGCGTGCCTGACTCCCTGAGCGCGGCGGCGATGCACTTCATCGACCGGCAGCCCGAGAATCGCGCGCCCACGGCGGAAGTCATGCGGCGCGAACTGGAGGCGCTGCTGTCGGAAGAGGGGGAGGCGTGGACTGTGCCGCTCCACGTCCCCAGGCCCCAGCTTCCTCTGGCGTCCGAGGCCCCCCACAATGACCTTCCCCAGGAAGAAGCCCCGACCCCTACGTCGATGCTGTCCCCCCGGGCGACGCGTAGCGGGCGCTGTGGCCGTCCTGGGGCTCGTTGTGGCCTCGGTGGTGGGCTACGTCGCCCTGCGTCCTGCCTCGAAGGCGGAGAGGCCCAGCGCGCCCGTTACGGCTACTACAGCGGGGGACGCTGGCCTTGCCGTCTTCCAGCCTCCTACCGTGCCCCCCACCCCCATGGCGTCGTCCCCTGGGGTAGCGTTGCCCCCTCCTGCACCTGTCGAGAAAGAAAGCCCTCCCGTGTAGCGCGCTCCCGTTCCGATGCCCCCTCCCGCCGAGTCCACCTCCAGGAAGCCGAAGGCCCTGGCCTCCCGCCCGAGCTGGCCTCCGTCTCCGTGGGCCGGGTTCCTCAAGACGTGCGCGAGTATGACCGCCGTTGCCGCGCTCTCCATGGGTTGCCCCGGTGCTCAAGTGCGCCCCGAGCCCGGTGA
- a CDS encoding serine/threonine protein kinase has translation MSNPSDPRPAGGVVLFTNGETSYEFFRDLGEGRVGERLLLAQTRTPKGLGECVVLKCLPLPKAAEVTEKYQRTRIRLEEEVRLAQYLRHPSIARVHGLFETEHGLCVAMENAEGLSLHTLLAVAQARGRYFSEAFTLYVGAEVAAALAYAHARTDDAGFPLGIVNRDVNPARIRVGPHGEIRLTDFGVAFSRLAGRLATSLPGPQGEVLYSAPEALLGEVVDWRADLFSLGLTLLEFATGRHLYDPGHLRIDEVEARASKEEREKVLAASVAALVTELPAFAEDVIWCAMAFRSDDVELAAWGLSVPLRDILHALLQREPADRVFTTAAELERVMRSQLARLGRYTREDALREVQHALAEASDKLWDFEVPSDEGGITPPVHEVWNGAEVTTASSSSRGTRRTSSSRAADDVPTEPGAGPRRRTLTKQPTA, from the coding sequence ATGTCCAATCCGTCTGACCCTCGGCCCGCCGGGGGCGTCGTCCTATTCACGAATGGAGAAACCTCCTACGAGTTCTTCCGGGACTTGGGGGAGGGGCGCGTGGGGGAGCGGCTCCTCCTCGCGCAGACGCGCACGCCCAAGGGCCTCGGTGAGTGCGTCGTGCTCAAGTGCCTGCCCCTGCCGAAAGCGGCGGAGGTGACGGAGAAGTACCAGCGCACCCGCATCCGCCTGGAGGAAGAGGTTCGGCTCGCCCAGTACCTTCGCCACCCGAGCATCGCGCGCGTCCATGGCCTCTTCGAGACCGAGCATGGCCTGTGTGTGGCGATGGAGAACGCCGAAGGGCTGTCGCTCCACACGCTGCTGGCCGTTGCCCAGGCGCGCGGCCGCTACTTCTCCGAGGCGTTCACTCTCTACGTGGGCGCGGAGGTCGCGGCGGCCCTGGCCTATGCGCACGCACGGACGGATGACGCGGGCTTCCCGCTCGGCATCGTCAACCGGGACGTGAACCCCGCTCGCATCCGCGTGGGGCCGCATGGGGAGATTCGGCTGACCGACTTCGGCGTGGCCTTCTCCCGTCTCGCGGGACGGCTGGCCACCTCACTCCCCGGCCCTCAAGGCGAAGTCCTCTACTCGGCACCGGAGGCGTTGTTGGGAGAGGTCGTGGACTGGCGCGCGGACCTGTTCTCCCTGGGCCTGACGCTGCTGGAGTTCGCCACGGGCCGCCACCTCTACGACCCGGGCCACCTCCGGATTGACGAGGTGGAGGCGCGTGCCTCGAAGGAGGAGCGGGAGAAGGTGCTCGCGGCCTCGGTGGCCGCGCTCGTGACGGAGCTGCCCGCCTTCGCGGAGGACGTCATCTGGTGCGCGATGGCCTTTCGCTCCGATGACGTGGAGCTGGCGGCGTGGGGGCTCTCGGTTCCGCTCCGGGACATCCTGCACGCGCTGTTGCAGCGCGAGCCCGCTGACCGCGTCTTCACGACGGCGGCGGAGCTGGAACGGGTCATGCGCTCTCAATTGGCACGGCTCGGGCGCTACACACGGGAGGACGCGTTGCGAGAGGTCCAGCACGCGCTCGCGGAGGCCAGTGACAAGCTCTGGGACTTCGAGGTGCCGAGCGACGAAGGCGGAATCACGCCCCCTGTCCACGAGGTGTGGAACGGAGCCGAGGTCACCACGGCGTCCTCCTCCTCCCGGGGCACGCGGCGCACGTCGTCCTCGCGCGCGGCCGATGATGTGCCAACGGAGCCCGGCGCCGGCCCGCGTCGTCGCACGTTGACGAAGCAGCCGACCGCGTAA
- a CDS encoding DUF2380 domain-containing protein produces MFSKLAERAPVFSGRALSAGAFTRYLDHGTNEVAWIRGALGSATMLAGSASEVEDSEMELALLRMAGPRLQSAMFGALLFATWVDFLQLSDVLLRECPMCGDEKLFLDLHRVQGLMEPSLADLASRDPERVEAAALAMPELMGKLTHEFNAMRADARAAMEQGGKVMVAVQVLEMLAMISTLKLGPPRLPPAAPATLGMGLVMRSGGVMVGSQLVVSAEWVEMMRRLVQAGVLSVPVVSAAVRIHGGQVMMAQAHQDLPEGVREALGDSPEVRGMRVTGKVGAGMSEAPKHHVLPQEQREWFEQRGFKGDMDIDQFCVRLEQSLHEAIHGGGNWRLGRTWPGEWNRMIMEALREAELEAGRLLTRNEVLKEVGKRMRDYRIPMNFVTGRRR; encoded by the coding sequence GTGTTCTCCAAGCTCGCGGAGCGAGCTCCCGTGTTCAGTGGCAGGGCCCTCAGTGCGGGAGCATTCACGCGCTATCTCGACCACGGCACCAATGAAGTGGCTTGGATTCGCGGCGCCCTCGGAAGCGCGACGATGCTGGCGGGGAGCGCGTCGGAGGTGGAGGACTCGGAGATGGAGCTGGCCCTCCTGCGCATGGCGGGCCCACGGCTCCAGTCCGCGATGTTCGGTGCCCTGCTGTTCGCCACCTGGGTGGACTTCCTCCAGCTCTCCGACGTCCTGCTGCGCGAGTGCCCGATGTGCGGCGACGAGAAGCTGTTCCTGGACCTCCACCGCGTTCAGGGCTTGATGGAACCCTCGCTCGCGGACCTCGCCTCGCGCGACCCCGAGCGAGTGGAGGCGGCGGCCCTCGCGATGCCCGAGCTGATGGGGAAGCTGACGCACGAGTTCAACGCGATGCGAGCGGATGCCCGAGCCGCCATGGAGCAGGGGGGCAAAGTCATGGTGGCGGTGCAGGTGCTGGAGATGCTCGCCATGATTTCCACGCTGAAGCTGGGGCCGCCCAGGCTTCCTCCGGCCGCGCCCGCGACGCTCGGCATGGGGCTCGTCATGCGCTCAGGCGGCGTCATGGTGGGCTCTCAGCTCGTCGTCTCTGCTGAGTGGGTGGAGATGATGCGGCGGCTGGTGCAGGCGGGCGTCCTCTCCGTCCCCGTGGTGAGCGCGGCGGTTCGCATCCACGGGGGACAGGTGATGATGGCGCAAGCCCACCAGGACTTGCCCGAGGGCGTGCGGGAAGCCCTGGGAGACAGCCCCGAGGTGCGCGGCATGCGCGTCACGGGCAAGGTGGGGGCAGGCATGTCCGAGGCCCCCAAGCACCATGTTCTGCCACAGGAACAACGCGAGTGGTTCGAGCAGCGCGGCTTCAAGGGGGACATGGACATCGACCAGTTCTGTGTCCGCCTGGAGCAGTCCCTTCACGAGGCGATTCATGGGGGTGGTAACTGGCGCCTTGGTCGTACGTGGCCAGGGGAGTGGAACCGGATGATCATGGAGGCACTACGCGAGGCTGAGCTTGAAGCTGGGCGCCTGTTGACGCGGAATGAGGTTTTGAAGGAGGTCGGGAAGCGTATGAGGGACTACAGAATCCCGATGAACTTCGTCACTGGGAGAAGGCGATGA